The following proteins are encoded in a genomic region of Gossypium hirsutum isolate 1008001.06 chromosome D05, Gossypium_hirsutum_v2.1, whole genome shotgun sequence:
- the LOC107905163 gene encoding pentatricopeptide repeat-containing protein At1g77360, mitochondrial: MGKDKKRSHSQRSSLPPKPPNFPSYQTAPNLNPKVRLLCEIISTTPSPAVETLLQDTGLRITQVDVENVLKFSYSFPSQAVKFFRWSGHQLQHHHSPYSWNLVVDLLGKNGLFDAMWDAVKSMKNEGLVSLATFASVFSSYVSFDKVKEAVLTFEVMDQYGCVRDIVALNTLISAICREGKTIDGLEFLSVAKSRIRPDLDSYAILLEGWEKEGNASLAKTTFDEMVAEVGWDPANVSAYDSFLSTLIKGKDGVNEALKYIDILHQRKCYPGIKFFRDVLEDFQKVGNVRGAELIWKAMVEKVGIRPDTEMYNLMIELYCSKNYTDTAKKMLDEMVFTGAFPDMQSYNLLFHFLIKNRKLKDASVLFNEMVKNEFFPSKTDCIAAVKIFLDIGDPYVAVKVWKFMIENYDSDLDETGNLLINGLRDANMLPEAVKYAEDMIEKGIKVTSATLSRLKHSLSREKKDGVYEELLRKWKSS, translated from the coding sequence ATGGGCAAAGACAAGAAAAGATCACATTCCCAGCGCTCCTCTTTGCCCCCTAAACCCCCAAATTTCCCTTCATACCAAACCGCCCCTAACCTCAACCCCAAAGTCAGACTCCTCTGCGAAATTATTTCCACCACCCCTTCCCCCGCCGTCGAAACCCTTCTTCAAGACACCGGCCTCCGTATCACCCAGGTCGACGTCGAAAACGTCCTCAAATTCTCCTACTCCTTCCCTTCCCAAGCCGTCAAGTTCTTCCGTTGGTCTGGCCACCAACTCCAACACCACCATTCGCCTTATTCCTGGAACCTCGTCGTAGACTTGTTGGGTAAGAACGGTCTCTTTGATGCTATGTGGGACGCCGTTAAGTCCATGAAAAATGAAGGGTTAGTTTCTTTGGCTACTTTCGCTTCCGTTTTTAGTAGTTATGTTAGTTTTGATAAAGTTAAGGAAGCTGTTTTGACTTTCGAAGTTATGGACCAGTACGGCTGTGTTAGGgatatcgttgctttgaatactttgATTAGTGCTATTTGTAGGGAAGGTAAAACCATTGATGGTTTGGAGTTTCTAAGCGTAGCTAAATCTAGGATTAGGCCGGATTTGGATAGTTATGCTATCTTGCTAGAAGGGTGGGAGAAAGAAGGGAATGCTAGTTTGGCTAAAACTACTTTCGATGAGATGGTTGCTGAAGTAGGGTGGGATCCCGCTAATGTATCGGCTTATGATTCGTTTTTGAGTACTTTGATTAAGGGGAAGGATGGGGTTAATGAGGCTTTGAAATATATTGATATACTGCACCAGAGGAAGTGTTATCCGGGGATCAAGTTTTTTAGGGATGTACTTGAGGATTTTCAGAAAGTCGGTAATGTTAGGGGAGCTGAGTTGATTTGGAAGGCAATGGTGGAGAAAGTTGGGATTAGGCCGGATACAGAGATGTATAATTTGATGATCGAGTTGTACTGTTCGAAGAATTATACAGATACAGCGAAGAAGATGTTGGATGAGATGGTTTTCACTGGGGCATTTCCAGATATGCAATCATATAACTTGCTATTTCATTTCCTGATCAAGAATAGGAAGTTGAAGGATGCTTCAGTGCTGTTCAACGAGATGGTTAAAAATGAGTTTTTCCCAAGTAAAACAGATTGCATTGCGGCGGTTAAGATTTTTCTTGACATTGGGGACCCTTATGTGGCTGTAAAAGTTTGGAAATTCATGATAGAGAATTATGATTCTGATTTGGATGAGACTGGAAATCTGCTGATTAATGGGCTTCGTGATGCAAACATGCTTCCTGAGGCAGTTAAGTATGCTGAGGATATGATTGAGAAAGGAATCAAGGTCACCTCAGCCACATTGTCAAGGCTGAAACACAGCCTTAGCCGAGAAAAAAAGGATGGGGTATATGAAGAACTTTTAAGAAAATGGAAATCCTCTTAG